The stretch of DNA TGCGCGTGCTCGACGACCTCCGCGGACGCACCGACGCCGACGGACGCGAGCTGAGCGTCACGATGCCCGCCGTCGCCGATGAGATCGCCGCCGCGGCCGACCTCGTCAAGGAGAAGGCCGCAGGCAGGCCCGTCGCCGTCGTCCGCGGACTCGGCCACCTCGTCTCCGCCCCCGACGCCGACGACGAACCCGGAGCGCGCAGCCTCGTGCGCGTCGGCGAGCAGGACATGTTCCGCCTCGGCAGCGACGAGGCGTACGACGAGGGGTACCGCGACGGCTACGACGCCGGCACCGCGGAGGCGAGCGCCGATGACGACGACCGCGACTAGTCACCCTGACACGACCCGATGATCACGAGGAGAGAGACACCATGACGCTTCCGCTGAAGCTCGGTTACAAGGCATCCGCCGAGCAGTTCGCGCCCCGCGAGCTGGTCGAACTCGCCGTCGAGGCCGAGGCCCACGGCTTCGAGAGCGCGACGGTGAGCGACCACTTCCAGCCGTGGCGGCACGAGGGCGGGCATGCGCCGTTCTCGCTCGCGTGGCTCGCCGCGGTGGGGGAGCGCACGAGCACCATTCAGCTCGGCACCTCGGTGCTCACCCCCACCTTCCGCTACAACCCGGCCGTCATCGCCCACGCGTTCGCGACGCTCGGGTCGCTATACCCGGGTCGCATCATGCTCGGCGTCGGCACCGGTGAGGCTCTCAACGAGATCGCGACCGGCTTCCGCGGCGCGGGAGAGCAGGACTGGCCCGAGTTCAAGGAGCGCTTCGCGCGCCTGCGTGAGAGCGTCAAGCTCATGCGCGAACTCTGGACGGGTGAGCGCGTCAACTTCGAGGGTGACTACTACAGCACGCACGACGCGAGCATCTACGACCGCCCCGAGGGCGGTATCCCGATCTACATCGCGGCGGGTGGACCGGTCGTCGCGAAGTACGCGGGTCGCGCGGGTGACGGCTTCATCTGCACCTCGGGCAAGGGCGCCGAACTCTATGTGGACAAGCTGCTGCCCGCCGTCGAGGAGGGCGCCGAGGCCGCCGGGCGCGACCCCGGCACGATCGACCGCATGATCGAGATCAAGCTGTCGTACGACACCGACTACGACCAGGCGCTCGAGAACACCCGCTTCTGGTCGCCGTTGTCGCTCTCGCCCGAGCAGAAGCACTCGATCAAGGACCCGATCGAGATGGAGAAGGCGGCCGATGCGCTGCCGATCGAGCAGATCGCCTCTCGCTGGATCGTCGGCAACGACCCGGACGAGGTCGCCGCCCGCATCGGCGAGTACATCGACTGGGGCTTCACCCATCTCGTCTTCCACGCACCCGGGCACGACCAGCGTCGATTCATGGAACTGTTCGAGCGGGACCTCGCGCCGCGACTGCGTCAGCGGGGCTGATCGCCGTGATCACCGCTCTCAGAGCGCCCGACAGCACGCTCCAGTTCCTCGGGGACGGGTATCGCTTCGTGTCGAAGAACGCCGACCGGTTGGGCGTCGACGCGTTCCGCACCCGCATCGCCCTCCGCCCCGTCCTCTGCCTCCGTGGCGGGGAGGCCGCCCGGTTCTTCTACGAGGGCGGGCGGTTCGACCGGGCGCATGCGATGCCGCCGACGGTCGTGCATCTGCTTCAGGACCGCGGCAGCGTGCAGACCCTCGAAGACGGCGCCCACGCGAAGCGCAAGACGGGGTTCGTCGAACTGCTCGAAGGCTCCGCCGAGGCGCGGCTGTCCGGCATCGCGCAGAGCGCCTTCAGCGAGGCGCTGCTCGAGTGGCGCGGGGCGGGACTGATCCGGCTCCGGGACGTGCTGCCCGACCTGTTCGCGGGGATCGCGATGCGCTTCGCCGGCATCCCCAAGCATCGGATGCAGCGCGAGGAGCGCGGCCCCGAGCTCTGGGCGATGGTCGAGAACGCCGGATCCTTCGGGGTCGGGACCGTGTCGGCGCTGGCGCGCCGGCGGCGCACGGAGAAGTGGGCTCGGGAGCTCATCGACGACGTGCGTGCCGGACGCGAGGCCGCCGTCGAGGGCACGCCCCTCGCTGCGGTGTCGGAGTGGCGGGAAGCCGACGGCGAACTACTCGACTCGAGAACCGCGGCCGTCGAGCTGCTGAACCTGCTGCGCCCCACCGTGGCCGTCGCGCTCTTCGCGGAGTTCGCGGCGCTCGCGCTGATCCGCACACCGCACCTGCTCGACGCCTTCCGGTCGGGAAACCTCGCGCTGCTCGACGGTTTCGTGCACGAGGTGCGCCGCCGCACCCCGTTCTTCCCGGTGATCGCCGGCCGCGCGCGCACCGACCTCGACTGGCGGGGCGACACCGTGCCGCAGGGCACCTGGACGATGCTCGACCTCTACGGCACGAACCACGACGCGAGGCTGTGGCCGTCGCCGATGTCGTTCGATCCGACCCGCTACTCGCGCGGCGCGGGGGATGCCCGACACATCGTCGCGCAGGGGGCAGGCGATTACACGGCCGACCACCGCTGCCCCGGCGAGCCCGCGACCGAGGCGCTGCTGCAGGTGTTCGTGACGCTGCTGTCGCGGGTGCCCTGGTCGGCGGCGCTCGACCAGGATCTTGCCGTGCGGTTCGACCGGATGCCCGCCGAGATCAGGAGCGGAGTGGTGCTGCGCTTCCGGTGAGCACCGCGCGCGTGTGCGCGCCGAGCCGAGACGGATCGATCCCCTCGAGGTGCGACAGGGCATCCACGTCGCGGCGCAGCCCCGATTCGGCGGGGACGAAGATCTCCCGGTAGCCGACCGCCTCGTGCAGCACGCGCGAGTCGCTGCCGAACCGCGGAACGTGGCGGGTGCCTTCCCGCGCGGTCGTCAGCACCGTGCCCGAGCCGTCCGCGTCGGGAACCAGCGCCCGCTCGAATCCTCGGGCGGCGAGCAGGGCGGCAGCCAGTTCCCCGGAGGTGAGCGCGGGCACGTCGCCGAGGAGCACCGCGGTGTCCGCCCGAGCGTCGGGGACCGTTTCGAGACCCGCCCGGATGGCGGCGTTCAGTCCGCGGCCCGGGTCGGCGACGATGCGCGCGGCGGGGAACATCCGGCGTGCGTCCTCGACGTCGGCGCAGACGACGATCACCTCGCCGACGTCGGCGGTGGCGACGACCGCAGCGACGGCGTCCTGAGCGAATGCCCAGGCGAACCGGGCGCGGCGAGGGTCGTCTCCGAGACGCGACTTGCCGGCGGCGCCCTTGACGGGCACGACGACCGACCAGCGTCCCGCGGTCATCGGTGCACGCCGGCGAGGTCGAGGGCCGCGGCCGCGATGGCCGCCGACGTGTCGGCGTCGCGCATCAACAGGGGCAGCGACGACACCGCGATTTCGGACGCCGCGACCGCTGCCATGGACTCCGCGTCGCGGTCGTCGACGAGCCAGCCGTCGAGCAGCCCGCCGCGCCCGCGTCGGCCGTAATGCTCCGCGACCGCGGCGGCCGAGGTCTCCACGCCGATGGCGGCGAGACACGCGTCCGCCATGCCGCGCACGACGGCGCCGC from Herbiconiux sp. L3-i23 encodes:
- the cofC gene encoding 2-phospho-L-lactate guanylyltransferase — protein: MTAGRWSVVVPVKGAAGKSRLGDDPRRARFAWAFAQDAVAAVVATADVGEVIVVCADVEDARRMFPAARIVADPGRGLNAAIRAGLETVPDARADTAVLLGDVPALTSGELAAALLAARGFERALVPDADGSGTVLTTAREGTRHVPRFGSDSRVLHEAVGYREIFVPAESGLRRDVDALSHLEGIDPSRLGAHTRAVLTGSAAPLRS
- a CDS encoding cytochrome P450; amino-acid sequence: MITALRAPDSTLQFLGDGYRFVSKNADRLGVDAFRTRIALRPVLCLRGGEAARFFYEGGRFDRAHAMPPTVVHLLQDRGSVQTLEDGAHAKRKTGFVELLEGSAEARLSGIAQSAFSEALLEWRGAGLIRLRDVLPDLFAGIAMRFAGIPKHRMQREERGPELWAMVENAGSFGVGTVSALARRRRTEKWARELIDDVRAGREAAVEGTPLAAVSEWREADGELLDSRTAAVELLNLLRPTVAVALFAEFAALALIRTPHLLDAFRSGNLALLDGFVHEVRRRTPFFPVIAGRARTDLDWRGDTVPQGTWTMLDLYGTNHDARLWPSPMSFDPTRYSRGAGDARHIVAQGAGDYTADHRCPGEPATEALLQVFVTLLSRVPWSAALDQDLAVRFDRMPAEIRSGVVLRFR
- the fgd gene encoding glucose-6-phosphate dehydrogenase (coenzyme-F420); the protein is MTLPLKLGYKASAEQFAPRELVELAVEAEAHGFESATVSDHFQPWRHEGGHAPFSLAWLAAVGERTSTIQLGTSVLTPTFRYNPAVIAHAFATLGSLYPGRIMLGVGTGEALNEIATGFRGAGEQDWPEFKERFARLRESVKLMRELWTGERVNFEGDYYSTHDASIYDRPEGGIPIYIAAGGPVVAKYAGRAGDGFICTSGKGAELYVDKLLPAVEEGAEAAGRDPGTIDRMIEIKLSYDTDYDQALENTRFWSPLSLSPEQKHSIKDPIEMEKAADALPIEQIASRWIVGNDPDEVAARIGEYIDWGFTHLVFHAPGHDQRRFMELFERDLAPRLRQRG